TTGATTTGTGTGAATTTGTATCAGGACTCCTACTCTGCTAAAAGGATGAATAGAAACCTTTAATTCTTATGAATAATTCTGACCAATATATGAGAAATGCAGCAAAGGATAAAGATAAAACCAgatatgatataagcaaattcaaTCCAGTACCTGACTTGAGTAACTACTTTTCTTTGATGAGCAGAGTATTAATAAATTTCATTCAATCGACTCACACTAATTATCGATGTAATTGATTTAATTTCAGAATCTAATCCCAAACTCGATTAGAATTAACATCAGGTATAAGAAGTAGACCTCGATATATATAAAAAGAATGATACTGGGAGAAGTCAAAAATATTCAGAACATGTAACAGCCTATAATAAATTATCTCCACCTGGTAATGTATATTCAAAGAGTTTCTGTCATACATATCagtttaaaagaaagaaaaaaaacaagagaaggaCTTGGCAAATTGGCATATAAACCGGCACTAAACATATCATTGGCACAGTTTTTGTCAATTTAACAAAATGTTGTCTTTACACTGAAATTTATATCAGTCATACAAAGGCACTGAGAAAAGTTGTTCAATGCAAATCATATAACAGGTGATATGGGGAAGGATCAACTGTAGAAAATGGCTGCAAATTGGCGCTCATCATTCAGTGACTAGATCAAATATAGTCTTGCTAAAAAATTTTGCATCTTGCAACAATATCAAACTAGTGAAAAAAGGGATGAGATAGCAAACAGAAACATCAACAAGAAATGAGGCTATAGAAAGGTACCAAGCTTCTTTACCACAAAGACCAGGATGAGGAGAAATTGCATGCCAGTATGCTGCTATCACTCTACAGTTTGACTTCactcaaataatatattttcGACCCTGCAGACGAGCGAAAATCTATCAAGCATTGTCCTTGTCTAGAAaaggagaaaggaaaaaaaaaaaaggaaagatggTTAGAAGTAACACTTACCATGTTATGTGCTATAAAATTTTAGAATTGTAGTTCAAAGAAATGGCAGAACTTCTCATGTTTAATGCATCTAGATCTCCAACAAGTTTAAACAAGTCATAAGACCTTTCGGGTTTAAGAATCATTGATGGCCTTTGAAATTCACAAGCATCAGTGAGGATAGAGAACCCATAAGTCATGACCTGTTTCAATGACATGTTCAATTAACACTCAAATTGTTTAGCAACTTCATCGGAAAAAAGCCAATTGCACCTTAAGGAAACCCTAAAATATGCTGACAATGTAAAAAGAACAAGATGCATAGAGACTACTCTATTGATGCGCACTGTCAAATATCTGCTAAACTGTCCAAGTTGATCTGAAACTGTATGGAAGGAAGACTGAAGAATAGGTTAGGAGAGATATCATTCATATATTCATAGAAAAAAtgtcaaatccaaaatgagaacttcAATATGACAACAGAACTTCAATACGCTAGGCATCAAGGTCCTaaaacgcccaaggcgctaggtgctcgcccgagcgaagcacgatgctctaaaatattaaaatattaaaaatatataatattattaatctaataaataaagattattttgtatagtaattaataatctactgttaacagtatattatttactgttaacagtagttagaAGGGAAGAGTATAACTATTTAAAGGAATAAAAAATATCACCCAGTGAAACCGACAGTGAAAAGTTAGAACTCAGAAGAGAAGCAACGGATAACAACCGTAGTAGTAGAGTCGCggatagtagtagtagtagcagcaGCAGAGTCGCGGACAGCAGTAGGTAGTGGACAACAGCGGCAGATAGCGAGCAACGACGGAAGCTGAGGAGACTCGATCGACGATAGAGGAAGACTCGGAGGTAGCGAGAGAAATCGTCGACGACGGAGGTAGAGAGAGAAATCATTGGCGACGGATGCAGAGGGAGAAATCGTCGACGACGAAGGTAGAGGGAGAAACCGTATGCTAGGGTTGAGAGTCGAGGTTGCACATAAGTTTTGAGGTAATTGTGtgcattagttggttcaatcgaaccaactaatgcaCATTTAATTGAACCCGATTACCTTATATCAACCAGGCATTTGCCCGAAGTGCCCAGCGCCtaggctcgagcgagcgcctaggcggcgctgcCTGAACCTTATATGAggtgctcgggccttgcctcgcctcgcccgagcgcctgagCACCTTTTTAAGTCACTGCTCAGGAGCAACTAGTTGTACCAAAAGAAAAAGAGCATTCCACAAGATAGTTAACTCAACAACAGCAACAGGGCCGTaaaatcccaactatttgggttgGCTACATGGTTCTTTTGTTGTCATTGAGATAGGCCACAGGATAGTTAACTGCAACACCTAAAGTTTTAAGTAAAGGCCATCAAAGCATTTGCATCAACTATCACAAATTGTTCCAATTATGATGAATATGAGATCTTGCAGTTCACTGTTCTTTCATTAACTGTGACTCCATTAGACGGAACAGAAGCCAATATCTCTATCCATTTTCATGTTATAACATTGTCATCTCAATGATCCTGAAATATTGCTATTATTCGTTCTAGAATACTACACCAAATCAGCAAGAGAAGTCTTTGATAGTTGTTTATAATCAGCATATGCCGCtgcagcaaaaagaaacatccaTGCAAGAAACAACTAAGTAGCAAAAGAAAGGGAGATAAATCCAATTAGGCTTAGCCACAGCAAGAAACGGAGATTGGAATGATATTTCAATCTGTAGTCGGAGGGGAATTAGAATCAACAGCCTGGCAAGATCGAGAGTTGTTTAACATTAGCAAGCCAGCATAAGGTTCAAGTCACAGATGGCCAAGACGGGTAATCCACATGGTACACTATATATATTGACATTTTCCTGCTGATTTGTTGTAAAACTTAAGCAGCACTTATTTTTTTGATAGTCACACCAATAAGTTTGCATCCGACCAACAACTTCCAGAGCACGCACTTCTAACCTGACAGTTTGACTCCACAGGTATGCTAGTCTTCATGCATGCAGGGGTGACGAAAAATAAAATTACTGAGAGCTGGGAGTATATACCATGGTCGCTTGACAGAGGCCAGAATAAAATAAGACTTAGAAAAGGTATGGAAGAGAAATGCTCCATGAGACTTCATGTTGTTTAGCAAATAGCTAAGCAAACGAATGCACCAACCACAGGTCTATACACCATAGTAACATGGAACACCAAACTATAAAAATTCTTGTTTCTCCACTGTAGAGTGCTACCACAAATCCATTGTCGAGACATTCAGTTTTACCTCTAGTGCACCATTTATACTAGAGGAAACTGGACACAAGAAACAATTGATGCATGGCACCAAAAAAGTTCAAACAGAACCCAACATTTACAGCACATCACTGAATCTAATTTTCCTCCCGCCTAGTGGCTATCCAACACCTGCACAAGCCATCATCTTTGAAGTCACAATATGAACTGAACCCTCAAACTACAATAAACCATTACACCACTGAATCTAATTTTAATCATAAGACTGACAGAGTCAATGACCACCCACAACCCAACATCACCAAGCCATTCCAAAGAAACTAACCCCACCAACATTAATAATCCTAATTAATAATTCAAGCTTTATATAATGTAAGCTTAATAGAGTTGTAAATGCTTCAAATCTTGGGACAATTCATTGCATTCCGTCCAATAACCTAAAAACTGAAACTGGATAAAACTACAGATTAACTTAGCGACTGCAGTATAGTCATATGACCAAATACTAAAAAAagtgaaaagaaacaaaattaagaaaCGTATTTCATGGATAAAAGAATTTTCCTCAACTACCCTGCTATTGGGGTTAATAAACAGCCCTAGTGACCAATCTGGAAATTGCAAAAGAAATTAGAGTTAGGCAATTATCATGAATTCCAAACATGAGTCAAAATTACAGTAACTTGATCACCAACAAATTTACCATTTTCTGATTAATTGAGGTACAATATCCAAAGGCAGCAACGACAAAATGAACTAAGATAATTTGAGTACTCTTAAGAACAAGCTACATAAGCAACTAAAGTGCCAAACCGCTATTCTAAAACCATTGCCTGCAGGTTTTAAACAAATCTATCACAACCAAGAAAAAGATtagcaaaaaatataataatgaagATGTAAACAAACAAGGAGAAAGTAAAGGTTTCGTAAATAGTGAAACAATGAACaagtttttatttaaatatatttggtATAATGTAAGGCAACATAAAAATGGCAGCTAACCAAATGAGGCAAGGCTTTCAGAAGAACAACTACATCAAATGCATTTAATCATCAAAAGCCATTAAGGTATCCAGAGGTGAGAGTAAATTCAACGATGAGTggcattttgatgcatctccagtaaCTGTGTGAGTGACACAGCACTCCATCGCTCAGTTCCCTCCTGTAATTGGGCATAGAGCAGTCTTTTCACTGAGTCTATGCATATGCTCACATTGCCAAAACCATATACCGGAAGACCATTGTAAGATCTACCAACTTTTGGTAAGAAGAGCAAGCCATGTTCCATTGCATAAGCCTCTATAGATTCCTTAAAGCTCATTTCATTCATGCTGCCTGAGCCATTAACATGGACTGATGAATAAGCTGCTGCATGCTGCTGTGCTTCAAACTGCCTCTTTTCTGTAACTCTTAGATAGCTGACATTCTCTCTAGCACCAGGTTGAACCACTTCCATGCCTTCTACCGCCTGGTTCATCATATCCAAACCCGCACTTAAAAGCATTCGAATCCTCTCGTTGGCAAGCAATTCTGCTGGGAAAAGCCCCTTCCAACCCATATACCACTGCATAACTTCATTGAAATTAGGATTTGAGCACAGCCACTGGTATAACACTTGCTGCCACTTGCTGAAAAAATCAACCTCCAACATGTGGACCATATGGTGAATTGGAATTACGGATGCCCATGTCATCACCCAGTTAAACTGATCCAAATTCTGATTAGCTGGGTTCACTTGAAAATCCTGCAAGGCAATCTTTAACTTTGGGACAATATAACGGACCATCAGATGCTCCCAACTAGCTGCATCAAAGACATCCTTCCATGGAGAAAGTATAGCATAAGCTGATGCATCACTTGCATGCCAAGCATGAAGGACACTACCTAACTTGTAGCGAATTGTATGGTATAAGGTTTCCAATCTCTGTCCTAGCAAGGGAAGCCATGGGTGAACCCACACATGGATTGGAACAGTCTCACGGCGTGGATCCCAAGAATCAACAGCGGCTGTTAGCTTCGGCATAACCACATTCTCCAAAATTGACTGCAGAACCACTGGGGGTAGCAACCTTTCCCATGCTTCCAAAAATCTAAGCATCGATTCTGGTTCCTTAGCCTGCCAAGTATTAGTCCCTGATATCCTGACTGCAGGGAGAATAACTTCACTGACAAGCTGGGCATAAGGAGAAGCAGCCATAAGACTTTCTGAATAATCATAAGGTTGATCCCCTTGCAACAAATCCCTCCAAGAAGACAAAAGACTCATGCCATGCAAGGGATTCTGCAATGGATCCCATCCTTGAAACACCCTAAGCAATAAGGGGTATGCAAATGCACTGGCAATACAGGAGATATTGCAGAGCTTGTAGTCCTCCCTGAACCTCTCTTTTAGGTCTCTGAAAGTAGTAAGCAGTGAATCAAGTGTCAATGCCCCAGACAAGTTATCCTCTTTAATCCTTTCTAATACTCCAGCTATCATCTCCATCACTTGTAGCTGCTGTCTCTGCCTCACCTCTtccttcaaaatcttctctttctccttttgcaagctcaccaccttctccctctccctcctcaGTGCCTGGTCCAGCTTCTGTATGTCAGCCTCGGTAGAGTCCACAATTAGCCTCACATTGTACTGAAGCTCAGGCATGGGCAAGTCGTTCTGTTTCATCTCATCCTCCATGTTCAAATTCTCCAGGCTCGTCAAAACTTTAACTTGTGGTCCCCTCATATCGAGAACCTTCTGAACAACCTCAATACCCTCTTCCTGCTTTTTAGCAAGCAGCTCATCAGCCGTCAAAATCTTGGCTTTCGACTTCCCTTGTCTCTGCTTTAGCCACCTCTTCTCCTTTGAACGTCCTGAAGCTACTGCAACAGTCGCCTTCTCCCTTGGTGCTTCGTCCACAGCTGGCAATTTAGCCTCTTTGTAGTCATTGAACCCCATTCCCATGTTCTTTGGGCGAAGCTTGGCCTCAACAGGGGCAACGATCCCTTGCTCACTCTTACCCAATCCAGATCCTTCTTTGTAACCCATCATCTTCATGAGCTTCAAACCTATGCCCTTCGTGTGCACCTCAAACTTCCCAACGTCATCTGCACTCGATCCGCTTCTTCTCCCCAGCGGCTTTGCCAACTTAGATTTCTCCTTCTCccacttcttctccttctcccggCGCTGTGCCCCTTCTTTGATCTTCCTCCCAAAGGCCGTCGGGAGGAAGTTATCCTCGTCATCCTCATCACCCTCGGCATCCTTCTTGTCGGCCTGAAACCCCAGGCCGCATCCCAACCCCTGCACAGGATTGGAGGCCTCGGCGGCGCGTTCGCTTTCTTCCTTGAGATTCCGATCGATCTCCTGGTCCGGCATGACGGTGCCGGTGGAGACGAAGTGGACGGGCTTGGATAGGTCAGGCTTGGAGATGAGGTCGCCTTTCCGGCGCTTCCGGGAGTGGCGGCCACCTCCGTCGGAGTCGGAATCACTGGAGCCAGCGGCGAAAGTGCCGTAGATGGCGTCCTCCCTGGTCTGTACGGGGCGCTCCTTCTTGCGGCGGTAATAGAACTCTCCGCCGATCCACTCCCCGCCCTCGTAGTCGTTCTCCATCCCGAACCGCTCCAACCCCTCATACTCGTCGTCCATGGTGGGTGAGCTTCGTCCTCAACGATGCTCTCAGAGGTAGAGAACCCTAATCCTTGGATCGAAGCGGGAGAAGGGGTAAATAACAGTAACGGGTAGGATTCACCCGCTACTTTTATCCTCGAACCCGGATCCGAACCCGATTAATTTTAAAGCTATATTTAATTTTCGAATCCAAATCTAGTTTTGATTAGTGGATATCCGAACCCGATAACTCGGCTTAACTTATAATCAAGTCTCACTGCTGTCAGATTAGTAATATATTACATTGAGAGAGATGAGCAAAGAAGACACACTCATAGCCTTTAGTCTCACTGCAGTGTTAATCAAGTCCATCACAGTGATGTCAAACCTGCAAAGCATTTGAACGTTGGACAACGGTCACAGAGGCATAATGACATATAAGACTTGGCTACTTCCTCAGTCAATCACTGCACGGCGTGTGACCTGAGATCCCCGTACGCAGTACTTAAATCTCGCTCATGTGCCTTTCGGCGATCAACACCTTCCAATTCCATCGTTGCATCCAAgtatctctcttcttcttcttcttcctcctctctctgcaATCGGCAGCAGCGGAAGCTTGTGAATTGGGGCAGTGATGGGCTTCGTCATTGTCATCTCCCTCCCTCTCATCCTTTTCGCCATCCTGCTCGCATTCGGCTGCTACTTCCTGGGAAGGAAGAAGGGGCGGCAGGATGTCCGCGCCGGCGTCGGATCGCAGGTCTACGGCGTCCCCTTGCCGCCTCCGGGAGCCGCAGCCTCCTATCCTCCGACCCTAGTGAAGAAGCAGGCAGGCCCAGACGATGTCTAAGAACAGCGTCTCGACAGTGTATGCTCAAGAAGATTTCAAGAGTGAAAAGATAGTAATGGCTAcaatttttctcttccttttccacTACATTTTGTGATTCAA
The Musa acuminata AAA Group cultivar baxijiao unplaced genomic scaffold, Cavendish_Baxijiao_AAA HiC_scaffold_326, whole genome shotgun sequence DNA segment above includes these coding regions:
- the LOC135657953 gene encoding septin and tuftelin-interacting protein 1 homolog 1-like is translated as MDDEYEGLERFGMENDYEGGEWIGGEFYYRRKKERPVQTREDAIYGTFAAGSSDSDSDGGGRHSRKRRKGDLISKPDLSKPVHFVSTGTVMPDQEIDRNLKEESERAAEASNPVQGLGCGLGFQADKKDAEGDEDDEDNFLPTAFGRKIKEGAQRREKEKKWEKEKSKLAKPLGRRSGSSADDVGKFEVHTKGIGLKLMKMMGYKEGSGLGKSEQGIVAPVEAKLRPKNMGMGFNDYKEAKLPAVDEAPREKATVAVASGRSKEKRWLKQRQGKSKAKILTADELLAKKQEEGIEVVQKVLDMRGPQVKVLTSLENLNMEDEMKQNDLPMPELQYNVRLIVDSTEADIQKLDQALRREREKVVSLQKEKEKILKEEVRQRQQLQVMEMIAGVLERIKEDNLSGALTLDSLLTTFRDLKERFREDYKLCNISCIASAFAYPLLLRVFQGWDPLQNPLHGMSLLSSWRDLLQGDQPYDYSESLMAASPYAQLVSEVILPAVRISGTNTWQAKEPESMLRFLEAWERLLPPVVLQSILENVVMPKLTAAVDSWDPRRETVPIHVWVHPWLPLLGQRLETLYHTIRYKLGSVLHAWHASDASAYAILSPWKDVFDAASWEHLMVRYIVPKLKIALQDFQVNPANQNLDQFNWVMTWASVIPIHHMVHMLEVDFFSKWQQVLYQWLCSNPNFNEVMQWYMGWKGLFPAELLANERIRMLLSAGLDMMNQAVEGMEVVQPGARENVSYLRVTEKRQFEAQQHAAAYSSVHVNGSGSMNEMSFKESIEAYAMEHGLLFLPKVGRSYNGLPVYGFGNVSICIDSVKRLLYAQLQEGTERWSAVSLTQLLEMHQNATHR